One Kangiella geojedonensis DNA segment encodes these proteins:
- the rsmB gene encoding 16S rRNA (cytosine(967)-C(5))-methyltransferase RsmB: MALLNASNIRSQAAQSLQLIAFEGQSSSDVLAHIEFENPSDTSLFKAIVLGACRYFQRLEALSHLLLRKKFKPKDQDLLCLLIIGLYQLEYSRVPDHAAISETVNACRLLKKDWATKLLNGVLRNYLRQQEQLNQTLDNDWETKFSFPEWLINRIKPHYKGQVEQILEQSNQQAPMSLRVNLMKTSREQFCVALDDVGLGYQQHPLVDSAVILEQAVPVQSIPGFAEGLCSVQDVAAQLAAQLLAPATGQTVLDACAAPGGKTAHLLEFTHNNLRLDSVDIDPQRCYRIQENMERLELSAEIHAEDALIFMQSKAEHYDAILLDVPCSATGVIRRHPDIKLLRRSEDIAELVNIQQRLLAAAWQALKPGGKLLYATCSILIEENNQQIDAFIHQEINARLLDLPPELSAISQSKLGCQLLPGTQNMDGFYYALLEKQA, translated from the coding sequence TTGGCTCTATTAAACGCCAGTAACATTCGAAGCCAAGCGGCTCAGTCTCTCCAGCTCATCGCTTTTGAGGGCCAATCCTCAAGCGATGTGTTGGCACACATTGAGTTTGAAAACCCAAGCGATACTTCGCTATTCAAGGCCATTGTCCTTGGCGCTTGTCGTTACTTTCAACGACTTGAAGCATTGAGTCATCTTTTATTGCGCAAAAAGTTTAAACCAAAAGATCAGGATTTATTGTGTTTGCTTATTATTGGTCTTTACCAACTTGAGTACAGCCGCGTTCCCGATCATGCCGCTATCAGCGAAACGGTAAATGCTTGTCGGCTGCTTAAAAAAGACTGGGCGACTAAGTTGCTCAATGGTGTTTTGCGTAACTATTTAAGACAACAAGAACAGCTTAATCAGACACTCGATAACGACTGGGAAACAAAGTTTAGCTTCCCTGAATGGCTCATCAATCGCATAAAACCTCACTATAAAGGGCAGGTTGAGCAGATTCTTGAACAGTCCAATCAACAAGCCCCCATGTCACTTCGCGTCAACTTAATGAAAACCTCTCGGGAGCAATTTTGTGTTGCTTTAGATGACGTAGGGCTAGGCTATCAACAACACCCTCTCGTCGATAGTGCGGTCATCTTGGAACAAGCGGTACCTGTACAGTCGATACCAGGCTTTGCTGAAGGCCTTTGCTCCGTACAAGATGTTGCTGCTCAACTAGCGGCTCAGCTGCTAGCACCCGCCACCGGACAAACCGTTTTGGATGCTTGTGCGGCACCCGGGGGTAAAACCGCTCACTTGCTAGAGTTTACTCATAATAATTTAAGGCTTGATTCTGTCGATATCGACCCACAACGCTGTTATCGCATCCAAGAAAATATGGAGCGACTGGAGCTCAGCGCTGAGATCCATGCTGAAGATGCACTCATTTTTATGCAGTCTAAAGCAGAGCATTACGACGCCATATTGCTCGATGTTCCTTGTAGCGCCACCGGCGTCATACGCCGTCACCCGGACATTAAACTGCTACGTCGTAGTGAAGATATTGCAGAATTGGTCAATATCCAGCAACGATTGTTAGCAGCAGCTTGGCAGGCCCTAAAACCTGGCGGTAAATTGCTGTACGCTACCTGTTCAATACTTATAGAAGAAAATAATCAGCAGATCGATGCTTTTATTCATCAAGAAATCAACGCTCGCTTGTTAGATTTACCGCCTGAGCTTAGCGCTATTAGCCAATCTAAGCTTGGTTGCCAGCTATTACCCGGCACCCAAAACATGGATGGCTTTTACTATGCCTTGCTGGAAAAACAAGCTTAA
- the dprA gene encoding DNA-processing protein DprA produces MNKKDLTSQEMRAWLALSHVNISVQKLQYFFEHYSSITDLFELSDKQLQSLGFRQGLKEKLESITDSQVDEDIAWFDSDNKHLIPFTSDDYPPLLQQIDSAPKLLFVQGHKELLKQHQIAIVGSRNPTPQGKENSIEFARTLGKSGAVITSGLALGVDGFAHQAVLDKGLPTIAVAGTGLDRVYPARHKALAQQIVEHGALVSEFALGTGVRATHFPARNRIISGMSLGTLVVEAAVKSGSLITARLAMEQGREVFAIPGSIHNPLARGCHALIKQGVKLVETAEEIIEELGALVSWQHEQLFSNAENTKKEPEPFELDQEYQELIEQIDYDTTSMDTIIERTGLEIDVVSHMLLLLELNDHIVSVAGGYQRRSS; encoded by the coding sequence ATGAATAAAAAGGATCTTACCTCGCAAGAGATGCGCGCTTGGTTAGCGCTATCCCACGTCAATATCAGTGTTCAGAAGCTTCAGTATTTTTTTGAACATTACTCGTCAATCACTGATTTGTTCGAGTTATCGGATAAACAGCTACAGTCATTAGGTTTCCGTCAGGGTCTCAAAGAAAAGCTGGAATCAATTACGGACAGTCAAGTTGATGAAGATATTGCTTGGTTTGATAGTGATAACAAACATCTAATACCCTTTACCAGTGATGATTATCCCCCGCTGTTACAACAAATAGACTCGGCACCAAAGTTGTTGTTTGTGCAGGGCCATAAAGAACTTCTAAAGCAACATCAAATTGCTATCGTGGGTAGTCGAAATCCAACACCTCAAGGAAAAGAAAACTCGATTGAATTTGCACGAACGCTGGGCAAATCTGGAGCCGTGATTACCAGTGGTTTAGCCTTGGGCGTCGATGGATTTGCCCATCAGGCAGTGTTAGACAAAGGACTACCAACTATTGCGGTGGCGGGCACAGGACTAGATCGCGTCTACCCTGCACGGCATAAAGCGTTGGCTCAACAGATCGTTGAGCATGGCGCTTTAGTGTCTGAGTTTGCGTTAGGCACTGGAGTAAGAGCGACGCACTTTCCTGCCAGAAATCGCATTATCTCAGGTATGAGTTTGGGGACTTTAGTGGTCGAAGCTGCGGTTAAAAGCGGCTCCCTAATTACTGCGCGCTTAGCGATGGAGCAAGGGCGTGAAGTGTTCGCCATACCGGGTTCGATTCACAACCCCTTAGCACGCGGTTGCCATGCCTTAATTAAGCAGGGAGTGAAGTTGGTCGAAACGGCTGAGGAGATTATTGAAGAGCTGGGCGCCTTGGTGTCTTGGCAGCATGAACAATTATTTAGCAATGCTGAAAACACTAAAAAAGAGCCTGAGCCTTTTGAATTAGACCAAGAATATCAAGAGCTTATTGAGCAGATTGATTACGATACAACCTCGATGGATACCATTATTGAGCGCACAGGACTTGAAATAGATGTGGTCAGCCATATGTTATTGCTGTTAGAATTAAATGACCATATTGTGAGTGTGGCTGGCGGATACCAACGCCGCTCAAGCTAG
- a CDS encoding TrkH family potassium uptake protein, producing MQFATITRILGLLIMVFSLTMIPPSIVALIYQDGGGSAFVLTFFLTIIFGFIIYFPKRRAKSELKVRDGFLVVVLFWTVLSLMGSVPFLLMNTIEMSLADSVFEAFSGLTTTGATVISGLDTLPHSILYYRQQLQWLGGMGIIVLAVAILPMLGIGGMQLYRAETPGPMKDNKLTPRIAGTAKALWYIYLGLTIACGVSYWLAGMTPFDALAHSFSTVAIGGFSPHDASIGYFDSASIELIASLFMLLSGVNFSLHFMVVRRLSLTPYFKDPEFRSYLVMLVSITLICLTVLLAYNRFDFSEGLVKSIFHTVSIATTTGFASSDFSAWPSFLPVLLILTSFAGACAASTGGGIKIIRIVLLFKQGFREIKRLVHPTGVFLIKLGKTSVSDRVVQAVWGFFATYVMLFLILMILLMANGIDQITAFSAVAACLNNLGPGLGEVAVNYSGLNDFTKYILSFAMLLGRLEIFTLLVLFTPYFWRR from the coding sequence ATGCAGTTTGCTACCATTACGCGGATTTTAGGCTTGCTCATCATGGTCTTCAGTTTGACCATGATTCCGCCAAGTATTGTGGCGTTAATCTATCAAGATGGCGGTGGTAGTGCTTTTGTTCTCACCTTCTTTTTAACGATTATTTTTGGTTTCATTATTTACTTCCCAAAAAGGCGCGCTAAAAGTGAACTTAAAGTTCGTGATGGCTTTTTGGTCGTTGTGTTGTTTTGGACCGTATTAAGCCTGATGGGCTCGGTACCGTTTCTTCTCATGAATACCATCGAGATGTCTTTGGCTGATTCTGTTTTCGAGGCATTTTCTGGTTTAACCACAACCGGAGCCACGGTCATCAGCGGCCTCGACACCTTACCCCATTCTATCCTCTACTATCGCCAACAACTTCAATGGCTAGGCGGTATGGGTATTATTGTTTTAGCAGTCGCCATCCTTCCCATGCTGGGAATTGGTGGTATGCAGCTTTATCGTGCTGAAACTCCTGGGCCGATGAAAGACAACAAACTGACACCTCGTATTGCGGGTACCGCTAAAGCTCTTTGGTATATTTATTTAGGTTTAACCATTGCTTGTGGTGTGTCCTATTGGCTAGCTGGCATGACGCCCTTCGATGCTTTGGCGCACAGTTTCTCCACCGTTGCGATTGGGGGCTTTTCTCCACACGATGCCAGCATCGGCTATTTCGACAGCGCTAGCATTGAACTGATCGCCTCATTATTCATGCTGCTCTCTGGCGTCAACTTCTCACTGCATTTCATGGTCGTTCGACGACTTAGTTTAACGCCTTACTTTAAAGACCCAGAGTTTCGAAGCTATCTTGTGATGTTGGTTAGCATTACCTTAATTTGCCTCACTGTCTTACTGGCATATAACCGCTTTGACTTTTCAGAAGGCTTAGTAAAAAGTATTTTTCACACCGTCTCTATCGCCACTACGACCGGCTTTGCCAGCTCTGACTTTAGCGCTTGGCCAAGCTTCTTGCCGGTACTTCTCATACTCACCAGTTTTGCCGGAGCCTGTGCCGCATCTACGGGTGGCGGCATCAAGATTATCCGTATTGTTCTTTTATTCAAACAAGGTTTCCGTGAGATTAAACGATTGGTTCACCCAACCGGAGTGTTTCTGATCAAGCTAGGTAAAACCTCCGTCAGTGATCGTGTAGTGCAAGCGGTTTGGGGCTTTTTCGCGACTTATGTCATGCTCTTCTTGATTCTTATGATTCTACTGATGGCTAATGGGATTGATCAGATTACCGCTTTTTCAGCAGTGGCAGCATGCTTAAATAACCTTGGTCCGGGCCTTGGTGAGGTTGCCGTAAACTATAGCGGCTTAAATGATTTTACAAAATATATTCTAAGCTTTGCGATGTTATTGGGACGTTTAGAAATATTTACCTTACTGGTATTATTTACCCCCTATTTCTGGCGTCGATAG
- the fmt gene encoding methionyl-tRNA formyltransferase produces MSQPLNVIFAGTPDFAASSLQALIDSEHNVVAVYTQPDRQSGRGKKITMSPVKELALKHHIAVEQPVNFKADDDIATLDSYQADLMVVVAYGLLLPQAVLDTPKLGCINVHGSLLPRWRGAAPIQRAIQAGDRESGITIMQMEAGLDTGPMISKAVTPITDIDTGSTLHDKLAQQGAELLVNTMTNIANEGISAQAQDDSLATYAHKLSKQEAYIDWSQDAVIIERQIRAFNSWPVAQSELQGKVIRIWQANLNKTSVESEPGTIMRADKNGILVSCGQGQLLLTELQLPGSRRMSVKDLLNAPKNQEMLAKGKQFTLTSTLQGSSLGSIKRQ; encoded by the coding sequence ATGAGTCAGCCATTGAACGTTATTTTCGCCGGGACGCCTGATTTTGCAGCCTCAAGTCTGCAAGCGCTGATCGATTCAGAGCACAATGTTGTCGCTGTTTATACCCAGCCCGATCGTCAATCGGGTCGCGGTAAGAAAATCACCATGAGCCCCGTTAAAGAACTGGCGCTCAAACATCATATTGCTGTTGAGCAGCCTGTTAACTTTAAGGCCGATGATGACATAGCGACTCTCGATAGCTACCAAGCCGATCTCATGGTTGTGGTGGCTTATGGCTTATTGCTACCACAAGCAGTATTGGATACACCAAAACTTGGCTGCATTAATGTCCACGGTTCTTTATTGCCTCGTTGGCGCGGTGCCGCACCGATACAGCGCGCTATTCAAGCTGGCGATAGAGAAAGCGGTATTACCATCATGCAAATGGAAGCTGGCCTAGATACTGGCCCCATGATCAGCAAAGCCGTAACACCTATAACTGATATTGATACAGGCTCAACCTTGCACGATAAGTTAGCGCAACAAGGCGCTGAACTTTTAGTCAACACTATGACTAATATTGCTAACGAAGGTATTTCTGCCCAAGCGCAGGACGACTCGTTAGCCACTTATGCACACAAATTGTCCAAACAAGAAGCTTATATCGACTGGTCACAAGATGCTGTTATTATTGAACGTCAAATCCGTGCCTTTAACAGCTGGCCCGTGGCGCAGAGTGAGCTCCAAGGTAAAGTTATTCGTATTTGGCAAGCCAATCTTAATAAGACTTCGGTTGAGTCAGAGCCTGGAACTATTATGCGAGCTGATAAAAACGGCATTCTCGTCAGCTGTGGTCAAGGTCAGCTCTTATTGACCGAACTGCAGCTACCTGGCTCTCGTCGCATGTCAGTTAAAGATCTTTTAAATGCGCCTAAAAACCAAGAAATGCTAGCAAAAGGCAAGCAATTCACTCTAACTTCAACTTTACAAGGCAGCTCCCTTGGCTCTATTAAACGCCAGTAA
- the def gene encoding peptide deformylase: protein MAKLEILEFPDTRLRTKAEPVTDFGDEFQQTIDDMFETMYAAPGIGLAGAQVNVHKRLFVIDVSEDKSEPLVFANPEFIEKRGVEEMEEGCLSFPGIYAKVQRANEVTIKAQDRYGKEFELDTGDLLAVCIQHEYDHIEGKLFVDYLSPLKRNRIRKSLEKQQRQKK, encoded by the coding sequence ATGGCTAAGCTAGAGATTTTAGAATTCCCAGATACCAGACTTCGCACAAAAGCGGAGCCTGTCACTGATTTTGGCGACGAATTTCAACAAACCATCGATGATATGTTCGAAACCATGTACGCAGCACCAGGCATTGGTCTGGCTGGCGCCCAAGTCAATGTCCACAAGCGCCTTTTCGTCATTGATGTGTCAGAAGATAAGAGCGAGCCGCTGGTTTTCGCTAATCCAGAATTTATCGAAAAGCGTGGCGTCGAAGAAATGGAGGAAGGCTGTTTGTCTTTCCCCGGCATTTACGCCAAAGTTCAGCGTGCTAATGAAGTCACTATTAAGGCTCAAGATCGTTATGGTAAAGAGTTTGAGCTGGATACCGGCGACTTGTTAGCGGTTTGTATCCAACATGAATACGACCACATCGAAGGCAAGCTGTTCGTTGATTACCTGTCTCCTTTAAAGCGTAACCGCATTCGTAAATCGCTCGAAAAGCAACAGCGACAGAAGAAGTAA
- a CDS encoding thiol:disulfide interchange protein DsbA/DsbL: MNTIKVAATLLFSAMLVLSGCSDESAEKENQQVANQKTDNSVDAQPKAQKKEQAPAMSSLVKEGVDYTVIADQDASEEPVVYEFFSYTCPHCYNLEPVMLDWKKNYKSDQVSFRQIPVFIPQVEHLTYGFYTAETLGVLEEVHANIFNEWHGKKNIIRTKEQLVPIFQTAGVSKSEFEETYASAEVEAKVAEAKALMNQFQVTSFPLLIVNEKYKVMSYQNLQELLGSFAINNTK, from the coding sequence ATGAATACCATAAAAGTAGCGGCAACCTTACTGTTCTCCGCAATGCTAGTCTTGAGCGGCTGCTCTGATGAAAGCGCAGAAAAAGAGAACCAACAAGTAGCCAATCAGAAAACTGATAACAGTGTCGATGCTCAACCTAAAGCACAAAAAAAGGAACAAGCACCTGCAATGTCTTCTTTGGTTAAAGAAGGTGTTGATTATACGGTTATAGCTGATCAGGATGCGAGCGAAGAACCTGTCGTGTATGAATTCTTTTCTTATACTTGCCCACACTGCTACAACTTAGAACCTGTGATGCTGGACTGGAAGAAAAATTATAAATCTGACCAAGTAAGCTTCAGACAGATCCCAGTTTTCATTCCACAAGTGGAGCACTTAACGTATGGGTTTTATACCGCAGAAACGTTAGGAGTGCTTGAGGAAGTTCACGCAAATATTTTCAATGAATGGCATGGTAAGAAAAATATCATCCGAACAAAGGAGCAGCTTGTTCCGATTTTTCAAACAGCGGGCGTTTCAAAAAGTGAGTTTGAGGAAACTTATGCATCAGCAGAAGTAGAAGCAAAAGTTGCAGAGGCCAAGGCATTGATGAATCAGTTCCAAGTAACGAGCTTTCCGCTATTAATTGTGAACGAAAAGTATAAAGTGATGTCATACCAAAACTTGCAAGAGTTATTGGGTAGCTTCGCCATTAATAACACGAAATAA
- a CDS encoding lysophospholipid acyltransferase family protein codes for MTNPTDRPNSKSKGKPVQSDPFKVKLICSFISFFSTMPAFVGKGFAWVFAVCSKVFNTRSYATSIKNLRICCPEKTEQEQKEIAFASLKHTGKLFFEVAKIWRKCQGERFIGTVYGEELVKGKLEKKQGVLFTGSHIGNWEVALYYLGSRFPFHCMYRPPRQQEMDEVINVGRCQNDTTMVKGDSRGVMHLINVLKSGEVAAVLSDQEPGRRAGVFVPFCGKEALTMTIVQRIQKKSDACLFQVAAIKKKNNLYDIHLIPIDIDIDATEEEYAREVNKQLEALIKKFPEQYQWSYKRFKTTECGGPNPYRK; via the coding sequence ATGACAAATCCCACAGATCGTCCTAACAGTAAAAGCAAAGGGAAGCCAGTTCAATCTGACCCCTTTAAAGTAAAACTGATCTGTAGCTTCATTAGCTTTTTTTCCACAATGCCTGCGTTTGTCGGTAAGGGTTTCGCTTGGGTTTTTGCGGTTTGCTCGAAAGTATTTAACACGCGCAGCTATGCGACAAGTATAAAAAACTTAAGAATATGCTGTCCTGAAAAAACGGAACAAGAGCAAAAGGAGATAGCGTTTGCCAGTTTGAAGCACACCGGAAAGCTTTTCTTCGAAGTGGCGAAAATTTGGAGAAAATGTCAGGGTGAACGATTTATAGGTACGGTTTATGGGGAAGAGCTTGTAAAGGGCAAGTTAGAAAAGAAGCAGGGAGTACTGTTTACTGGATCGCATATCGGCAATTGGGAAGTCGCTTTATATTATTTAGGAAGCCGTTTTCCTTTCCATTGTATGTACCGCCCTCCTCGTCAGCAAGAAATGGATGAGGTCATAAATGTCGGTCGGTGCCAGAATGATACGACCATGGTTAAGGGCGACAGTCGAGGCGTTATGCACCTAATCAACGTCTTAAAAAGTGGTGAGGTGGCTGCCGTGTTAAGCGATCAAGAGCCTGGGCGTCGAGCAGGAGTGTTTGTCCCTTTTTGTGGCAAAGAAGCGTTAACCATGACCATCGTTCAACGGATTCAAAAGAAAAGTGATGCATGCTTGTTTCAGGTAGCGGCTATCAAGAAGAAGAATAACCTTTATGATATTCATTTGATTCCGATTGATATTGATATTGACGCTACTGAAGAAGAATATGCGAGAGAGGTCAATAAGCAACTAGAAGCCCTGATCAAGAAATTCCCAGAGCAGTATCAATGGTCGTATAAACGCTTTAAAACCACTGAGTGTGGCGGGCCAAACCCATATCGAAAGTAA
- the trkA gene encoding Trk system potassium transporter TrkA: MKIIILGAGQVGTTLALSLEGENNDITLIDSDPKRLRYIQDHLDLRTIVGHAAYPDVLANAGIDDSDMLVAVTSSDEVNMVACQIAHSLYQTPTKIARIRSSNYHQKHEIFTNNHIPVDVVISPEKLVTEYIERLVDNPGAFQVLDFANGLLRLVAVKAYYGGPLVGNALSELKHHLPNVDTRVAAIFRRGKPIVPTGHTVIEADDEVFFLAAKKHIRSVMSELQRLEKNYQRVIIAGGGNIGQGLAKRLEKKMLVKIIERDPARAEELANNLEDTLVLQGDVSDEDLLNDENISEFDLFIAVTNDDEANIMSALLAKKLGVRKTMVLINRTAYVDLIQGHEIDIAISPQQVTIGSLLTHIRRGHVSSVYSLRRGAAEAIEAIAKGNEQTSSVIGRSISELALPPGTSIGAIVRDDQVLIAHDNVIIRENDHVVLFMVDKDYIQDVERLFQVNVTYF, encoded by the coding sequence ATGAAGATTATTATTCTCGGTGCCGGCCAAGTCGGAACTACTCTTGCGCTCAGTTTAGAGGGTGAAAATAACGACATTACCCTGATCGACTCAGATCCGAAACGCCTGCGCTACATCCAAGATCACCTTGATCTGCGTACCATTGTCGGCCATGCCGCTTATCCCGATGTGCTGGCCAACGCCGGAATTGACGATAGTGATATGCTGGTTGCGGTCACCAGTAGCGACGAAGTGAATATGGTCGCCTGTCAGATTGCACACAGTTTGTATCAAACACCCACTAAAATCGCCCGAATTCGCTCTTCGAATTACCATCAAAAACACGAAATTTTCACCAATAACCATATCCCAGTGGACGTGGTTATTAGTCCTGAAAAACTGGTAACAGAGTACATTGAGCGACTTGTGGATAATCCTGGAGCTTTTCAGGTTCTTGATTTTGCCAATGGTTTATTACGTTTAGTCGCGGTAAAAGCTTATTATGGCGGCCCTCTGGTCGGCAACGCTCTATCAGAACTCAAGCACCACCTACCTAACGTCGACACTCGCGTGGCAGCGATTTTTAGACGTGGGAAACCGATTGTGCCAACCGGGCATACGGTGATTGAGGCTGATGACGAAGTTTTCTTCCTTGCCGCTAAGAAACATATTCGTTCCGTGATGAGTGAGTTGCAGCGTCTCGAAAAGAACTATCAGCGTGTCATCATTGCTGGTGGCGGTAACATCGGCCAAGGCCTAGCAAAGCGTCTTGAGAAAAAGATGCTGGTCAAAATTATTGAACGCGATCCAGCTCGTGCCGAAGAGTTAGCGAACAATCTTGAAGATACTTTGGTATTGCAAGGTGATGTTTCTGATGAAGACTTGTTAAATGATGAGAATATCAGTGAGTTCGATTTATTTATCGCCGTGACGAATGACGATGAAGCCAACATCATGTCTGCACTCCTTGCTAAAAAGCTGGGGGTTCGCAAAACCATGGTATTAATTAATCGTACCGCTTATGTGGATCTGATTCAGGGCCACGAAATCGATATTGCTATTTCACCTCAGCAGGTCACTATTGGTAGTTTATTAACCCATATTCGACGGGGCCATGTGTCCAGCGTCTATTCACTGCGTCGAGGTGCTGCCGAAGCTATTGAGGCTATCGCCAAAGGCAATGAACAAACGTCTTCGGTTATTGGACGCTCGATCAGTGAGCTGGCGCTACCGCCGGGTACTTCAATCGGTGCTATCGTCCGTGATGATCAGGTGCTGATCGCTCATGATAACGTCATTATTCGAGAAAATGACCACGTGGTTCTTTTCATGGTGGATAAAGACTATATCCAAGATGTAGAACGTTTATTCCAAGTCAATGTGACTTATTTTTAG
- a CDS encoding thiol:disulfide interchange protein DsbA/DsbL has product MNFKSLAILGFSALLSLGSLATKAEVKAGVDYSTISGKEASAKPHVYEFFSYTCPHCYNLEPVLNKWKENSKPESVKFEQVPVYMSRAPHLTYGYYVAEVLGVKEKVHSTIFHQWHAEQNIVRSKEDLIPIFKEAGVSEEDFEKAYTSFGVESKVQYAKKLARDFKVISFPMVIVNKKYKLERYDNLNEMLGSFAIENTK; this is encoded by the coding sequence ATGAATTTTAAAAGTTTGGCAATTTTAGGTTTTTCGGCTCTATTGTCGCTGGGTTCGCTTGCCACTAAGGCAGAAGTTAAAGCTGGAGTCGATTACTCTACTATCAGTGGCAAAGAAGCCAGTGCAAAACCGCATGTTTACGAATTTTTCTCGTACACTTGTCCACACTGTTACAACCTTGAACCAGTGTTAAATAAATGGAAAGAAAACTCTAAACCGGAATCTGTCAAGTTTGAGCAGGTGCCAGTGTATATGAGTAGAGCACCACACCTAACTTACGGTTATTACGTTGCGGAAGTGTTGGGAGTAAAAGAAAAAGTTCATTCCACAATTTTTCATCAGTGGCATGCTGAACAAAATATTGTTCGTTCTAAAGAAGACTTAATTCCTATCTTCAAAGAGGCAGGAGTTTCTGAGGAAGACTTTGAAAAGGCTTATACGTCTTTTGGTGTGGAGAGCAAAGTTCAATATGCTAAAAAATTAGCAAGAGACTTCAAAGTAATTAGCTTCCCGATGGTTATTGTCAACAAGAAGTATAAGCTTGAAAGGTATGATAATCTTAACGAGATGCTAGGAAGTTTTGCAATAGAGAATACCAAGTAA
- a CDS encoding LysM peptidoglycan-binding domain-containing protein — protein sequence MKKLVLAAAATAALFLGSIAAHSAELRADHPDTYVVKKGDTLWDISGRFLTKPWNWPEIWHVNPQVENPHLIYPGDILKLVYIDGKPYLVKASDGTIKLRPKARVLSEGDAITTIPMDIIRPFLIDELVVDPSVFETAPYVVALGDERVISGGFDDRLYLRGLDGTAGTSYGVYRKGKEYRDPVTNELLGVEARYLANGKIVNEGDPATLEVKKSKLEVLKGDIALPRNQDPLPPVYAPRAPEQEIVAKLISVYDGVSQIGQYNVVTLDKGERDGLEEGHVLTVYQRGKKVLDEIAEKRGEDDPYVTLPEERAGTLMVFRTYEKVSLALVMDAVRPIHLMDVARNPY from the coding sequence ATGAAAAAATTAGTTTTAGCAGCAGCTGCAACTGCAGCGCTATTTTTGGGGAGTATTGCGGCGCATTCTGCAGAGCTTCGCGCAGATCATCCAGATACTTACGTCGTCAAAAAAGGTGATACTTTGTGGGACATTTCTGGGCGCTTTTTAACAAAGCCTTGGAACTGGCCTGAGATTTGGCACGTAAATCCACAAGTTGAAAACCCGCACTTAATTTATCCTGGCGATATTTTAAAGCTTGTGTATATCGATGGTAAACCGTATTTAGTGAAAGCATCAGACGGTACGATTAAGTTACGTCCAAAAGCTCGCGTGCTTTCTGAAGGCGATGCCATCACTACGATTCCGATGGACATTATTCGCCCATTCTTGATCGATGAATTAGTGGTTGATCCGTCAGTATTTGAAACCGCCCCATATGTGGTGGCACTAGGCGACGAGCGCGTGATTAGCGGTGGCTTTGATGACCGTTTATACTTGCGTGGCTTAGATGGAACCGCTGGCACGTCTTATGGTGTTTATCGTAAAGGTAAAGAGTACCGCGATCCTGTTACTAACGAATTATTGGGTGTAGAAGCCCGTTACCTAGCCAACGGTAAAATCGTTAATGAAGGTGATCCAGCGACTTTAGAAGTCAAAAAATCGAAACTGGAAGTGTTGAAAGGTGACATAGCGTTACCGCGTAATCAGGATCCGCTACCTCCGGTCTATGCACCACGTGCACCTGAGCAAGAAATCGTAGCAAAACTAATTTCGGTTTATGATGGCGTGTCGCAGATTGGCCAATATAACGTAGTGACTTTGGATAAAGGCGAGCGTGATGGTTTAGAAGAAGGTCACGTGTTAACAGTCTATCAGCGTGGCAAGAAGGTGTTGGACGAAATTGCTGAGAAGCGTGGCGAAGACGATCCTTATGTGACGCTTCCAGAAGAGCGCGCTGGCACTTTGATGGTGTTCCGGACTTATGAAAAAGTCAGCTTAGCATTGGTTATGGATGCTGTCCGCCCTATTCACTTGATGGATGTTGCACGCAACCCTTATTAA